In Glycine max cultivar Williams 82 chromosome 10, Glycine_max_v4.0, whole genome shotgun sequence, the DNA window atttttctctctcttttctccctctctctaGGTGTTTATGTAgcattttttgagaaaaaaacatGCTTACACATTTGAGCAAAGGGTAATAAATATAAGCATGGTCTAGTTGATTCAGCATTTTGAGTTTTATCACACAAAATTATGAATCCACATGATATGGTCTAGTTGGTTTCACATTTGAACTTCTATGGCATAAAGATGTGAATAAaacatttgattttgttttaagaaaaagaaaattattattgattttgttttcaGGAGAATTGGTGGAGTATGATGAGCCAATGAACTTGATGAAGAGAGAAGGATCACTGTTTGGACAACTTGTCAAGGAATATTGGTCTCATTTGCAGTCTGCTGAATCACATTAAAGCTAgaaatgtttcatttttattgatgTCAATCTAGTCCAACCCTGCCCATAGACTAAACGGATTGGAAAAGTAGACTCACTTTTTCAccaattgatttttcaaaatttcttgatatttttattttcttattctttgaGTTTGTTGTTATGAATTAATATGTTGCTGGATTTGtcgtatttatatattttttcttttttaaattagataaataaaCTCAATCTTGTAACGGTCGTTTTAATTCCCTATTAATTGTTATTGTTGATGACTTACAATGGCTTTTGAACAATTATTACAGCTCCATAGGATTATAATAAGAATGATTTATCATTATTAGTAACGAATCGATTGGAAACCAATCCACAAAAACTAAACTATGTGATAGAAGTTATTGCCGATGCCCGATCAGTACGatgcaaaaattatataaaaagacaTAGAAGCTGGTTATATTATAGCTTTAATTACTGTTATACATGCACGTCCTCTATTTATAAAttcacatatttaaatttttacccATCAACTGACCTTAACAAATTTTAGGATCAAGTAAGAAGAGAGATAAACTCGTGCCAACCCATATATATCACGCTGACCCTATCTACTATTGAAACACAAGACCTAATACACAATAAATATGTACATAGAACAAGATTTAATGGCTTTTGAATTCTTATCTGCAAGCTAGTGTCTTTTAGCTTGTTCCTTAGAAGTCACATTTTCTGACATGGGAGAGAGGTTTAGAGTGACGATGGGATTTGAAGAATTCAATACAAATTTAGATTTGGATCTGAAATGGAATAtgctgcaatttttttttcttattgatgGTGCCTATCGAAGTTATGGATCCTGTTGAAGCAATTTCTATTGTTTAGAACGGCCATAATTGTTTAATAATACATTTAAAACACTAAGGTATGTGTCCAAGAAAAAGGCGTGACAATATAATaatctattgttttttttttttttttacttttttagtttaataattatatattgaccgtataaaataattttatatcattcaaaAAAGCTGCTGCAAATATTACGAAACATCATAagtttttaataactaaaatcAAGCTTTACATTTAGTTTAAATCTGAACCAAACAATATAGTTTTGGCTGACTGAAGATGGTTGTGGTAGTGAGTGTTAACATAATTGGGATGCATTCCAAGGGGTGGACTTAGAGCAATGTGTACTtgtattctcttattttttaaaatttattaaatttgtaaataaaattttatatttttatattttattttatttatataattgaacttattaatttttttttataatttaaatttattaacttagtATTTTGAATCCGTCACTGTCACAAGAGTGCAGTtgttcattttcaaaaaaaatattgtaattgattatcatatttctctaaaaaaattaatacggTAAAAAAAGCTTTGACGAAGTGAAGAAATCCTCTTTTTAATCACATGATTAATCTCtcatactttttatatatttaaaaattaaaattaaaatttttatatttcaagaaTCATTTTGTGATCATCTCACTCCTTcagaaatcaaaatatatattagtatttatCCATATAAATATGATTCGGCTGCAACAGTGAGAGCCAGAACAGTACCACACTAGGACAGCCACATTAGGAACCAAACCAACGACAAGATTTACAGTTCAGAAGCCTACTACACACATGTGAGTGTTGAAAGATGTCAGGAAATTGACgtacaaaaattatttactaatgTTAATCAAAGAATGTCTTTTAAGTAACACACGTGTTGTCTCTACAAATTCATTTCTCGCCCAAAAACAGAGTAGCCTTGTGCCTTGTCTTGCATAGTCtctaaggaaaataaaaataagaaaaagtgaAGTAGAATGACAtgaaacatataataaattttaaggtATTTAATTTGAGAGAGATAAAATAGAAataggaaaattaaaaattacggAAATCATTTTTTTCAGCTACAAGCGATTTTTTTGCATTAtagttgattattattttttcaaaatcaattatttttacgTTATACACGTTTTTGGCGCTTGTAAATGGCTATTAAACACCTTCATCTAGCCATTTTTGGCAGTTTTTTTAATCGATAGAAGAAAAATCGcttgtgaattttatttttttgggtacaCAAGTAGTGAATATAGCTGCATAGGGTGGTCGtggtgatttttatttttaataaatgaatgcacatattcaaatatttcatttatttaatatttttaaaatgacatctttattttaaaataaaattcataaatacataaaaacaaacaattaagagatgaataaaaaaaacaattaaagccATAAATATCCATTATTCTCCCCTAATACTACTTAATAAATAATGAAcacgaataaaaataaaaaaataaaaaatgatctaAAGTACCCCTATTTGATCAGAAAAAAGTCGCGCcaaaacttatatatttttattacgtaAAAGATGCAAAAAGATAGTAGTTATTTTCAATTTGGTCATCGTTTATTGTCGTcaacacattttttaatttggctactactttcttcttgagtctaaACTCCACTTttatatggataaaaataatcatataaaattttagagtGAGAGATTATGTTCGatttttattgtatataaaaaaaattttagacCAAAGAGAATCATGTTAGTTGAAAATATTCGTTATCTTCACAGAAAAAGAAACACTAATTTCCACagatattagaataaaaaaagtaatttatttatagaaataattgtaaaattttcaatcaaAAGATATATTAATTAGCAAGGGAGTCGACTTTAGAGTAAGAAAAAAATGGACATGacttttttactgttttttttcacccattaaaataacaatgtttgtattaatatttaatgatgatatttaattttaaaaattatgaaaattatatggCGAGGAACAACACAGAAAAGACAGCCCAAAAGGATAAATTCGAAAAAAACACAGTAACATACGTGAGCCATGACGACATCGTACCTAGCTCTGATATCATATGATAATAACCTTATACATGCAGTTACAATGCTTATTTATGGCTATGCACACGTTCATTCTTTAACCCATCACTAACttaccttctctttttcttcacttgCTGTCTTTCGTTTTCTCGTTCATCCAGGAACCCTTTACAATCCCCTTAATTACGAAACAATTAAACATCATCTACGTACGTTGTTTTCGCGAAACAGTACTTTCACAATACTGAAAAACAACATAAGAACAAGGTTTAAGCGCAAGAAGTTAActtctgtctttttttttctttttcttttgcttgttATTAATTTAAGCGTAAACTGTCCAATACAGTTGTTTCTAAGAGGCAAAAGCAAGGACGCGTTGAAATGGCAAATACGTTTGCGTATCGCTTTTAGCCACCGATCATTTCTGGCTTCGCTGTTCGCACAATATAGGTTTGTATCTATTCCcacttttgtttatttgttaaattaaatgaCTCGTTTTCcattcctctattttaaaatgttttcctctttttttagtattatcataacaatacttcaactgttgGTTCATTCCTTCATAGACTCAAAACAGCAACcggacattttttttatgtgtttttgttcATTTCCATGTTTTCTTAACAATGTGTGTAAAATCTTTACATTCTATCTCTCACCATCTTCTGTCTAACTTGAAGTTATATTGTATTCGATACTATATCTCAGtgtattagaaaaataaataaatcatgttaGGAGAAAAATATCTATGTCCTGAAAAATTTATTAGTGCTTTCAGTGAAAATAATTTGTACAAATCAATATCATGGTTAAAAAAAAGGGATTGAAAGTGATGAAAGAGAGAGTGAAACCTAAGGACAgaattagagtttaattttcatgtctCTGAATCTCATGTATccattaaaaatttgataacaATTTTTAAGTTGATATGAATTTTATGGTGGTTATAGTacaagtaaataaatttattataaatgatggTGCAAATCTTTTATATTAccaatatatacatatatatgtattgattaaaaaaaatgagactgAAATTCTAGCACGTCTCTACTTATTATACTCTTTCCTAGTGAAGTTTATGATCAAGTCTCGTTACATAGTGTGTTCTATTTCTAAACTAGTGACATTCACATGAATTTTAGAAGACAAGAGAGTGTGTATTGAAAAGAGAAGGTTGGAGAAGTTAATTATACTATTCCActtcagaaaacaaaaaacaaactagTATTGCCCCTTTATGATCATATGTATCTACTATATATCTACTAGTTGGTGATAAGTGACGACTGTATGTGcacatttatattttcaagTTTATTTCTCTTTCATCGAGCTTTTGATCTAACTAGTAAGAAAGATGGAGAGATATTATATGCGTGTGTGGCATGTTTGCAAATGTGTTTCTTTTGCTAAAGCTTGTTTTGAAATTGATCAGTTTCAAAGTTTTAGGACAAACATTTTTGCTCAACaaaggcattttttttttttgttacagagTTTGAGCAGCAAAGAGAAGTAAAGGAAAATGGCGGGTTTTTGGAGCGTGTTTTGTGGGGAATCTGGTTGTTCAGAGGCTGGAAGAATGCCTTGCAGCTATGATTTTAGGCTTCTCATTGATCCTTCCACTTGTGTCAACCATTTGTTGAATTCTTGCTTTGATGTGTTGCTGCTTATCATGCTTGCATGCATTATGATCCAGAAATCATCATTAAAACCATCTCGTGGTCTAACACAGGTGCAAAGATATTCATATTTTCAGCTAGTTTCTGCCATAGCCAACGGTGCTCTTGGGTTGACACTTTTGTGCTTTGGCATTTGGGTTTtagaagaaaagttgaggaaaaaCCAAACTGCGTTGCCTCTTAATTGGTGGTTGCTAGAAATCTTTCATGGATTAACATGGTTGTTAGTGAGTTTAACAATAACTCTTAAGTTGAAACAACTTCCAAAAGCATGGTCAAGGCCTTTTTCTGTTCTAATCTTCTTGGTTTCTGATTTTTTCTGTGCTTCATCAGTGTTTTATGCAATTAGTAGCAGAGAACTATCCCTTAAGATCTCTTCAGATATTCTATCTTTTCTTGGGGcgatattattgttattatgcaCGTATAAGGAATCCAAGCATAGGGACACTGACAGTGAAATTGATGAAAATCTTTATGCCCCCTTAAATGGTGAGTCCAACAAAAATGATTCTATTAGATATGTAACCCCATTTGCCAAAACTGGATTCTTTGGCAGAATGACATTTTGGTGgttgaatccattgatgaaaatGGGCAAAGAGAAAACACTTCATGATGAAGACATTCCGCGGTTGCGGGAGGAGGATCGAGCAGAAAGTTGTTATTTGCTGTTTCTGGATCAATTGAACCGACAGAAACTGAACGATCAATCCTGGCAGCCATCAGTTTTGAGGACAATAATTTTATGCCATTGGAAAGAAATTTTAATATCAGGATTCTTTGCATTGCTAAAGGTAGTTGCTCTGTCTTCAGGACCTCTTCTTCTGAATTCTTTTATATTGGTTGCTGAGGGTAACGAGAGTTTCAAATATGAAGGTTTTGTGTTGGCCATATcacttttctttacaaaaaacaTAGAATCCTTATCACAAAGGCAATGGTACTTCCGCTGCCGACTCATTGGTCTGAAAGTTAGGTCGTTGCTAACTGCAGCCATTTATAGAAAACAATTGAGGTTATCCAATTCTGCTAGATTGATGCACTCTAGTGGTGAGATAATGAATTATGTGACTGTGGATGCTTATAGAATTGGTGAATTTCCCTATTGGTTTCACCAGACTTGGACAACAAGCTTTCAGCTATGTATCTCATTAGTAATACTTTTTCGTGCTGTTGGATGGGCAACAATTGCCTCCTTGGTGGTGATAGTAATCACTGTGCTTTGCAATACTCCACTCGCAAAGTTACAGCACAAGTTTCAAAGCAAACTTATGGTGACACAAGATGATAGATTGAAGGCTTGTTCTGAGGCTCTTGTGAATATGAAGGTGTTGAAGTTGTATGCGTGGGAAACCAATTTTAGAAGTTCTATAGAGAGATTAAGGAATGAGGAGCTCAAATGGTTGTCTGCAGTGCAATTAAGAAAGGCATACAACACCTTTCTCTTTTGGTCCTCTCCTGTGTTGGTCTCTGCTGCTTCCTTTGGGGCATGTTACTTTCTTAATGTTCCATTGCATGCAAATAATGTTTTCACTTTTGTTGCAACTTTGCGCCTTGTTCAAGATCCAATCAGAACCATCCCTGATGTTATTGGGGTGGTCATTCAGGCAAAAGTCGCGTTTGCTCGGATTGTCAAATTCCTGGAGGCACCTGAACTTCAGAGTGTAAATATCACACAAAGGTGTCTCAATGAGAATAAGAGGGGTTCAATTTTAATCAAGTCTGCTGACTTTTCATGGGAAGATAATGTATCAAAGCCAACACTGAGAAACATAAATTTGGAGGTTAGACCAGGGCAAAAGGTGGCTATCTGTGGAGAGGTTGGCTCAGGCAAATCAACTCTCTTAGCAGCAATTCTCAGAGAAGTTCTTAATACTCAGGGGACAGTAAGATTTTATTCCTTTTTGGCTATTATATACTTTGCAAATTGTGATACTTTCATTGGTTTATAACTTAGATGAAATTTTCACCTTGTGTCAGCAGTGTGTTAGGATATCTAGCACAGAAATTCAACTTACTAGATTGCATTTTTCTGCCCTTCATTAgagtaataattttgttaattgatttgattaataGGTATCtgattttcttttctgaatTACAGACTGAGGTTTATGGGAAGTTTGCCTATGTTTCTCAAACAGCATGGATACAGACAGGTACAATAAAGGAGAATATATTGTTTGGAGCAGCTATGGATgctgaaaaatatcaagaaACACTTCACAGGTCTTCACTATTGAAGGACCTTGAGTTGTTTCCGCATGGTGATCTCACTGAAATAGGGGAGAGAGGAGTCAATCTGAGTGGAGGTCAGAAGCAGCGAATTCAACTTGCACGTGCACTATATCAGAATGCTGATATATATCTCTTGGATGATCCATTCAGTGCTGTTGATGCACATACTGCAACAAATTTGTTTAATGTAAGGAAAAGTTCTTTTCTTCAGGTACTACATTCATATCTTggtgttattatatttttacttatagATGGCTTTTCAACTGGACAGGAATACATAATGGAAGGACTTGCAGGGAAAACAGTCTTGCTCGTTACTCATCAAGTTGACTTCCTTCCAGCATTTGATTCTGTTTTGGTAATTGCTTTCATCTTAGAACACTGGTTATGTCATTGTCAATGTcattgtttcattttctttatctgcATGTAGTTAAATTTAATGGTTATGTCATATTAAAGCACCAGCTGTAAATTAGCATGGCTGTAATTATTTCTTTGATTACAGTTGATGTCAGATGGGGAAATCATAGAAGCTGCTCCGTATTACCATTTGTTGAGCTCAAGCCAAGAATTTCAGGACCTTGTGAATGCCCACAAAGAGACTGCTGGTTCTGACCGACTTGTGGAAGTTACTTCTCCGCAGAAACAATCAAATAGTGCTagagaaattagaaaaacatctACGGAGCAGCATTATGAAGCATCAAAAGGTGATCAATTGATTAAgcaagaagagagagagaaaggagaccAAGGGTTCAAACCGTATATACAGTATCTGAATCAGAACAAAGGATATATATACTTCTCTGTGGCTGCTCTTTCTCACCTAACATTTGTGGTTGGCCAAATATTGCAAAACTCATGGATGGCCGCTAGTGTTGACAATCCTCAAGTCAGCACTTTGCAATTGATTCTTGTTTACTTGCTGATTGGAGTTATTTCAACACTATTCTTGTTGATGAGAAGTCTTTTTGTAGTTGCTttgggccttcaatcatcaAAGTCTTTGTTTTCACAGTTACTGAACTCCCTTTTTCGTGCCCCCATGTCATTTTATGACTCCACTCCTTTAGGAAGGATACTTAGTAGGGTAAGCATATTAAACAGTTTTTTCTTTCCCCTTACAGTGCAATGCGATGAATGGAAGCCTTTATGCTTTGACTGTTATTTCCTTGTTCAGGTCTCCTCAGATCTCAGCATTGTGGACCTTGATGTCCCATTTGGCTTTGTTTTTGCTGTGGGAGCCACTATGAATTGCTATGCTAATCTAACCGTTTTAGCTGTTGTTACTTGGCAAGTCTTGTTTGTCTCCATACCAATGATTTATTTTGCAATCAGCCTGCAGGTAATGAGCAAATTCTTCTTTGGATTACATTGCATGGATAATTTGGTGTTTCTTTCTAACTTAATTTGAGAATAGCATCATTTAACGACACATTGTTATTGTTTGACAGTAGATGAATACATGACATAAATAGACTTCATACCTGTATTAGTAGACAATGTAGGTTTTTGAAACTTATTCTATCTAGAAAAGATTGaagtttaaaataacaattgcaAAGTGTTTGATTTAACCATGGTTTGACTTACAAATTAAGGAAACACATGTACAGGAAATGGGTAGTCATACATTGATACACAAAAAGTTCTGTTCATCAGAAAATAATCATatagaaaattcaaaatatggaagcccttttatccttttttcttttggaaacttcgtaataatttttcatatatttaaaatactcTTATTGGAAAGTAAACATACTAACCtaattgtttcttttatatagagATATTACTTTGCCTCTGCAAAAGAACTGATGCGGCTGAATGGCACCACAAAATCCTTTGTTGCTAACCATCTTGCTGAATCTGTTGCTGGAGCTGTGACAATAAGGGCTTTTGAGGAGGAAGATcgtttttttgagaaaaatcttGATCTGATTGATGTCAATGCGAGTCCTTACTTCCAAAGTTTTGCAGCAAATGAGTGGTTGATTCAACGATTAGAAACAGTCAGTGCTGTTGTTCTTGCATCTGCGGCACTATGCATGGTTGTACTTCCACCTGGAACTTTCTCCTCTGGTGAGACTTTACCTATTATTGCTTTTGAAAATGTCACTTTTACTGTTCTTTTAATATCGCGCAACTAATGTTTTTTTCCCGCTCTGTCTGATGCAAGTTTATAATTTCAACATGTTCCAGGATTTATTGGCATGGCTCTCTCTTATGGCCTTTCACTTAACATGTCCTTAgtattttcaattcaaaatcaatGCAACATAGCCAATTATATAATATCAGTGGAGAGGCTAAATCAGTACATGCATATACCAAGTGAGGCTCCAGAAGTAATAGCAGGAAATCGTCCTCCTGCGAATTGGCCAGTTGCTGGTAGAGTACAAATAAACGAATTGCAGGTATTTGTTACTATTGTTAGTCAGGTTTCACAATGTCCTGAAAACTTGTAGTTGAACACTCGAACAGAAGCATATAATTTACTTCTTGATATCAAAACAGATACGTTATAGGCCTGATGCGCCACTAGTACTTCGTGGAATCACATGCACATTTGAAGGAGGCCACAAGATTGGTATTGTTGGCAGAACAGGCAGTGGAAAGTCTACTCTTATAGGCGCCTTATTCCGTCTAGTAGAGCCAGCAGGTGGAAAAATCATTGTTGATGGCATTGACATTTGCTCCATTGGTCTCCATGATTTGAGGTCCCGTTTTGGTATTATACCTCAGGATCCTACTCTTTTTAATGGGACAGTCAGATACAATTTGGACCCATTATCACAACACTCTGATCAAGAGATATGGGAGGTAATAATACAAAGTTTGTTATTTTTCAGTATGTTGCCAATTCTTTTATGTTTGTCTATTTCTGCTTTC includes these proteins:
- the LOC100817665 gene encoding ABC transporter C family member 10 isoform X3 codes for the protein MAGFWSVFCGESGCSEAGRMPCSYDFRLLIDPSTCVNHLLNSCFDVLLLIMLACIMIQKSSLKPSRGLTQVQRYSYFQLVSAIANGALGLTLLCFGIWVLEEKLRKNQTALPLNWWLLEIFHGLTWLLVSLTITLKLKQLPKAWSRPFSVLIFLVSDFFCASSVFYAISSRELSLKISSDILSFLGAILLLLCTYKESKHRDTDSEIDENLYAPLNGESNKNDSIRYVTPFAKTGFFGRMTFWWLNPLMKMGKEKTLHDEDIPRLREEDRAESCYLLFLDQLNRQKLNDQSWQPSVLRTIILCHWKEILISGFFALLKVVALSSGPLLLNSFILVAEGNESFKYEGFVLAISLFFTKNIESLSQRQWYFRCRLIGLKVRSLLTAAIYRKQLRLSNSARLMHSSGEIMNYVTVDAYRIGEFPYWFHQTWTTSFQLCISLVILFRAVGWATIASLVVIVITVLCNTPLAKLQHKFQSKLMVTQDDRLKACSEALVNMKVLKLYAWETNFRSSIERLRNEELKWLSAVQLRKAYNTFLFWSSPVLVSAASFGACYFLNVPLHANNVFTFVATLRLVQDPIRTIPDVIGVVIQAKVAFARIVKFLEAPELQSVNITQRCLNENKRGSILIKSADFSWEDNVSKPTLRNINLEVRPGQKVAICGEVGSGKSTLLAAILREVLNTQGTTEVYGKFAYVSQTAWIQTGTIKENILFGAAMDAEKYQETLHRSSLLKDLELFPHGDLTEIGERGVNLSGGQKQRIQLARALYQNADIYLLDDPFSAVDAHTATNLFNEYIMEGLAGKTVLLVTHQVDFLPAFDSVLLMSDGEIIEAAPYYHLLSSSQEFQDLVNAHKETAGSDRLVEVTSPQKQSNSAREIRKTSTEQHYEASKGDQLIKQEEREKGDQGFKPYIQYLNQNKGYIYFSVAALSHLTFVVGQILQNSWMAASVDNPQVSTLQLILVYLLIGVISTLFLLMRSLFVVALGLQSSKSLFSQLLNSLFRAPMSFYDSTPLGRILSRVSSDLSIVDLDVPFGFVFAVGATMNCYANLTVLAVVTWQVLFVSIPMIYFAISLQRYYFASAKELMRLNGTTKSFVANHLAESVAGAVTIRAFEEEDRFFEKNLDLIDVNASPYFQSFAANEWLIQRLETVSAVVLASAALCMVVLPPGTFSSGFIGMALSYGLSLNMSLVFSIQNQCNIANYIISVERLNQYMHIPSEAPEVIAGNRPPANWPVAGRVQINELQIRYRPDAPLVLRGITCTFEGGHKIGIVGRTGSGKSTLIGALFRLVEPAGGKIIVDGIDICSIGLHDLRSRFGIIPQDPTLFNGTVRYNLDPLSQHSDQEIWEALGKCQLQETVQEKEEGLDSSVVEAGANWSMGQRQLFCLGRALLRRSRILVLDEATASIDNATDLILQKTIRTEFSDCTVITVAHRIPTVMDCTKVLAISDGKLVEYDEPMNLIKREGSLFGKLVKEYWSHFQSAESH
- the LOC100817665 gene encoding ABC transporter C family member 10 isoform X2 → MAGFWSVFCGESGCSEAGRMPCSYDFRLLIDPSTCVNHLLNSCFDVLLLIMLACIMIQKSSLKPSRGLTQVQRYSYFQLVSAIANGALGLTLLCFGIWVLEEKLRKNQTALPLNWWLLEIFHGLTWLLVSLTITLKLKQLPKAWSRPFSVLIFLVSDFFCASSVFYAISSRELSLKISSDILSFLGAILLLLCTYKESKHRDTDSEIDENLYAPLNGESNKNDSIRYVTPFAKTGFFGRMTFWWLNPLMKMGKEKTLHDEDIPRLREEDRAESCYLLFLDQLNRQKLNDQSWQPSVLRTIILCHWKEILISGFFALLKVVALSSGPLLLNSFILVAEGNESFKYEGFVLAISLFFTKNIESLSQRQWYFRCRLIGLKVRSLLTAAIYRKQLRLSNSARLMHSSGEIMNYVTVDAYRIGEFPYWFHQTWTTSFQLCISLVILFRAVGWATIASLVVIVITVLCNTPLAKLQHKFQSKLMVTQDDRLKACSEALVNMKVLKLYAWETNFRSSIERLRNEELKWLSAVQLRKAYNTFLFWSSPVLVSAASFGACYFLNVPLHANNVFTFVATLRLVQDPIRTIPDVIGVVIQAKVAFARIVKFLEAPELQSVNITQRCLNENKRGSILIKSADFSWEDNVSKPTLRNINLEVRPGQKVAICGEVGSGKSTLLAAILREVLNTQGTTEVYGKFAYVSQTAWIQTGTIKENILFGAAMDAEKYQETLHRSSLLKDLELFPHGDLTEIGERGVNLSGGQKQRIQLARALYQNADIYLLDDPFSAVDAHTATNLFNVRKSSFLQVLHSYLGVIIFLLIDGFSTGQEYIMEGLAGKTVLLVTHQVDFLPAFDSVLLMSDGEIIEAAPYYHLLSSSQEFQDLVNAHKETAGSDRLVEVTSPQKQSNSAREIRKTSTEQHYEASKGDQLIKQEEREKGDQGFKPYIQYLNQNKGYIYFSVAALSHLTFVVGQILQNSWMAASVDNPQVSTLQLILVYLLIGVISTLFLLMRSLFVVALGLQSSKSLFSQLLNSLFRAPMSFYDSTPLGRILSRVSSDLSIVDLDVPFGFVFAVGATMNCYANLTVLAVVTWQVLFVSIPMIYFAISLQRYYFASAKELMRLNGTTKSFVANHLAESVAGAVTIRAFEEEDRFFEKNLDLIDVNASPYFQSFAANEWLIQRLETVSAVVLASAALCMVVLPPGTFSSGFIGMALSYGLSLNMSLVFSIQNQCNIANYIISVERLNQYMHIPSEAPEVIAGNRPPANWPVAGRVQINELQIRYRPDAPLVLRGITCTFEGGHKIGIVGRTGSGKSTLIGALFRLVEPAGGKIIVDGIDICSIGLHDLRSRFGIIPQDPTLFNGTVRYNLDPLSQHSDQEIWEALGKCQLQETVQEKEEGLDSSVVEAGANWSMGQRQLFCLGRALLRRSRILVLDEATASIDNATDLILQKTIRTEFSDCTVITVAHRIPTVMDCTKVLAISDGKLVEYDEPMNLIKREGSLFGKLVKEYWSHFQSAESH
- the LOC100817665 gene encoding ABC transporter C family member 10 isoform X1; this encodes MAGFWSVFCGESGCSEAGRMPCSYDFRLLIDPSTCVNHLLNSCFDVLLLIMLACIMIQKSSLKPSRGLTQVQRYSYFQLVSAIANGALGLTLLCFGIWVLEEKLRKNQTALPLNWWLLEIFHGLTWLLVSLTITLKLKQLPKAWSRPFSVLIFLVSDFFCASSVFYAISSRELSLKISSDILSFLGAILLLLCTYKESKHRDTDSEIDENLYAPLNGESNKNDSIRYVTPFAKTGFFGRMTFWWLNPLMKMGKEKTLHDEDIPRLREEDRAESCYLLFLDQLNRQKLNDQSWQPSVLRTIILCHWKEILISGFFALLKVVALSSGPLLLNSFILVAEGNESFKYEGFVLAISLFFTKNIESLSQRQWYFRCRLIGLKVRSLLTAAIYRKQLRLSNSARLMHSSGEIMNYVTVDAYRIGEFPYWFHQTWTTSFQLCISLVILFRAVGWATIASLVVIVITVLCNTPLAKLQHKFQSKLMVTQDDRLKACSEALVNMKVLKLYAWETNFRSSIERLRNEELKWLSAVQLRKAYNTFLFWSSPVLVSAASFGACYFLNVPLHANNVFTFVATLRLVQDPIRTIPDVIGVVIQAKVAFARIVKFLEAPELQSVNITQRCLNENKRGSILIKSADFSWEDNVSKPTLRNINLEVRPGQKVAICGEVGSGKSTLLAAILREVLNTQGTTEVYGKFAYVSQTAWIQTGTIKENILFGAAMDAEKYQETLHRSSLLKDLELFPHGDLTEIGERGVNLSGGQKQRIQLARALYQNADIYLLDDPFSAVDAHTATNLFNEYIMEGLAGKTVLLVTHQVDFLPAFDSVLLMSDGEIIEAAPYYHLLSSSQEFQDLVNAHKETAGSDRLVEVTSPQKQSNSAREIRKTSTEQHYEASKGDQLIKQEEREKGDQGFKPYIQYLNQNKGYIYFSVAALSHLTFVVGQILQNSWMAASVDNPQVSTLQLILVYLLIGVISTLFLLMRSLFVVALGLQSSKSLFSQLLNSLFRAPMSFYDSTPLGRILSRVSILNSFFFPLTVQCDEWKPLCFDCYFLVQVSSDLSIVDLDVPFGFVFAVGATMNCYANLTVLAVVTWQVLFVSIPMIYFAISLQRYYFASAKELMRLNGTTKSFVANHLAESVAGAVTIRAFEEEDRFFEKNLDLIDVNASPYFQSFAANEWLIQRLETVSAVVLASAALCMVVLPPGTFSSGFIGMALSYGLSLNMSLVFSIQNQCNIANYIISVERLNQYMHIPSEAPEVIAGNRPPANWPVAGRVQINELQIRYRPDAPLVLRGITCTFEGGHKIGIVGRTGSGKSTLIGALFRLVEPAGGKIIVDGIDICSIGLHDLRSRFGIIPQDPTLFNGTVRYNLDPLSQHSDQEIWEALGKCQLQETVQEKEEGLDSSVVEAGANWSMGQRQLFCLGRALLRRSRILVLDEATASIDNATDLILQKTIRTEFSDCTVITVAHRIPTVMDCTKVLAISDGKLVEYDEPMNLIKREGSLFGKLVKEYWSHFQSAESH